CCAGGATCTTTGCTCTTGAGGGTAGGTACCTTGTCTCTGtatttgtctgtaaagcactgtgCCCTCTAGTGTACCTCTAACAATAAAGTGGCAGACAACTGCAGGATAATTGTGATCAAAGCAATATTACTGAATTGGAGACTCTGATTTGTAGTTAAAGCTCAGGGCTGCCACTTCTGTTTACTTCCTTGAACTTAAGTTGTATTTTTTGCTATTGCCATTCTCGTATGTACTTTTCATTACTATTATACCGTTCACAAGTGTACCCCACTTTAGATAATGAGCCGGATCCCATTTCCATTGAAGTTAAAAGGGACCAGGATTGGGATCAGAATTTTAAATTCCTCCTAGAATTGAACCCTTTCGCATTTATTATTCTGTGGATTCTATCATGGATACATTATTTGGAGAGGCTTTGGTGGTAGGATCCAGAGGTAACCATATTCTTCCTCTATCCCTCCAAAAAACCCCAGAATTCCCTGTTAACAGTAACTAAAAGGGAAAGCATCACCCTATTTAGGACCCCTGAACAAAGTACATCTATATAACTTTTGCTTTTACAGAGGAGCAGTTTATAAGAAATGCTCTCCCCCCCTCACATATCTGTCAAAagtattaagaacataagaatggccatactgggtcagaccaaagcccagcccagtatcctgtctaccaacagtggccaatgccaggtgccccagagggagtgaacctaacaggtaatgatcaagtgatctctctcctgctatccatctccactctctgacaaacagaggctagggacaccattctttgcccatactggctaatagccattaatggacttaacctccatgaatttattcagttctcttttaaaccctgttatagtcctagccttcacaacctcctcatgcaaggagttccacaggttgactgtgcgctgagtgaagaaaaacttccttttatttgttttaaacctgctactcatttaatttaatttggtggcccctagttcttgttccctatattatgggaacaagtaaataacttttccttattcactttgtccacaccactattaaaataacattactCTTTAACTAAGATTTGTTTGTATTGAAGCCAGTGAGAGGTGATGGCATTTGGAACCTCACAGTTTCAggcctttaatttttttcagactttAGGGCTTGTGGGATTAGCATCCCTGGTGCCTGCACAGAAAGGGGTTGGCAGCCTCTCAGGAGCCTTCCGTATATCCTTGCGGGGGAGAGGGCACCATTGCTGTTTGGGATTAGCTCAGGTGAGCGGTTGGCAGAGAGGGAGAGACGCATGCTGCTATCCAGGCGCTATATTCTTGTTGGCTTTATATTAATAATTAACTTTAACATTCAGCAGTTTATGGGTGACCAGAAGTTCATTATTTGCCATGTGGACATTTTTAGAACTTATTGATATTGCAGTCTCTTTCAGGAAGGGACTCTATTACagtgtttttgtacagcacccagcacaatgggccctgatcctgacagGGGCCCCAGAGCAATACTAGAATACAAATCTCGCTAGTAAAGGTGGAAGGGTGCATATCCCCAGTACCAGTCTCTTTCCCTGTCTGTTCTGAGACTTGTTCCATAACACTGGAGATGGACTTGGTGAGCCAGACTGAGGAATGCTGTATATAATTATGCCAATTTACAGACCCCTTCATCCCATCTTACTCTTTGCAGGCTGACCCAGGTGAGATGGAGCCGGTATGGCCCCAGTTACCTCGAACCAgaagtgaacaaggaagtgtaCCACAAACCCCTagaggagctgactgaggaggagaAAACACAACAGGAGCTCAAGGCCCTCCAGCCTATAAAAGCTACCCCTTCTAATGTCACCAGCTCTGTGTTCAGTGACCCTACAATCAGGTCAGAAAGCACAGTCTCCTCTGTTACACCAGCTGTCTCCCAAGGATCATGGACagttgatcctgctcccactgaaatcactgcgagttttgccactgacttcaataggagtaggACTGGGTTCATtgctcagaagtgctgagcagccacaaCCCTGGCGGATGGCTAGAGGTCAGCTCCTAATAGGATCATGTCCACAgaattctctcttcccctcttcaGAATGAAGGCAGCAGATGAGTTGGATGCAGAGGTTTGTTAGTGAGCTCTCTGTACCTGGAAAGGGATTTGCTGTTTAAATTTGAATAAATAGCTCTTATTATGGAACAAAGTAATGGATGGAGTAATTGAGTGCTCTGCTTCTGAGCCTACTACTGCTGAGAAGTAAAGCCATTGCagtgcctccctgcccccaatcaGCCTTTGTCTACCTGGCTACCCATTGCCTTCCTGTTACTCTGTGTAATCCCTTTATTTTGATTAATCTCTTCCCATGAGGAAGATCCATTGAATAATAGTGGTTAAAGATGAGCACAGCCACCCAAAATCTAGCAGGGATAGGATttaatcacaggaacaacacaaTTAGGGACCTCTGGTGATGGAACCAAAGTTCCAGTTATATCATGTTTTGGTTTTATGCTTGCAGTAAATTCACCAATATGATGATGAAGGGAGGAAACAAAGTGCTGGCCAGATCCATCATTACACAGGTGAGCAGACTGGACTCTCTCGTGTTTAAATATTACATGTCAAAAAACAGCATTAAAATAACCTTATTAAGCTTGCCAAGGGAATCACTCAGAAATACCAGAAGTAAGGTTGCCTGGGCAGAGTTTGTCCCCTCTGCAATCAAATCAGGTAGCTTTCTCCATGCTACGTGGGCCAAGTAGGAGGGTCATTGAGAATACAGGAGAGACGTGctccctgctttcagttctgaTGCCCATCACTGGCACagactgcagcagcacagagctgcaattgcagtgAAAGTCTTACTCTGCCTTGGGATGGAGCATGCCTAGTGCAGATGGAATCTAGCTGCTAAGCTCTAGCTAGtatctactgagcatgtgcaaactgcagttTTCTTCAGTGGTTTATAAATTGGCCAcatttgggtgaattttcacagggattgcaaaaggcacatccctgacacaaagaccACCCACCTTCCAAATTTGAAGTCCTTGTTCCAAAGCAAGGGGGCACTAGAGCTTAAATAAAAGATTGCAAGAATTTTTTAATatgtacaaaatgttttttccctaGCCTTGCTTTCGGAACTGTTCTGGataaaattttccccaaaaaattcatgctgaggcagacacccagcatggaaaatgtcagcccaGAGAGttgaaatttggccaagttataagcaactgaaaatagtgGTTTTATGAGAAGTGTTGGGCAACACTAATAGGTGGATGCTTCCTTTCTACAATATTATTACTTAGCACTCTTTATCTGAAGATCTTTAATCTCTTCACAAAGAAGGGGAATATCATTATCCAGATTTTACCGGTGGTAGCTGTGATACAGAAaagtcaagtgacttgcctaaaatcAGACAAGACAACTGTGGCAAAGCCAGGCGTCAGAACCAGGTGTCCTGCCTCTCAGGGTATCCCCAACTCAGTTCACTGAACCAGGCTCCCTCCCTTTGGGCATTAGTTGATGTGGACCTGAAGTCTAGAAGCCTTCTCATTTCTTCAGTACTGAACTGCGCCAACTTAATGGGCTTCAGGATTCCTGATTTAGGGGGCATCCACTGGTGCTGTAAAGGGCAGTGTGTGTTGGATGGTGGATAGAAGTTGACCAGAAAATTGGTGAATGCAGCATAATCGTATGATATGTAAACTGGTGTAATTGATACGCTGAGGAGGTGGAAGTGCATCTTGGGAAAATCTAATAGGCTGTTGAAAGGTAAGAGTGAGGGCAGTAGTGCTTTATTACCTCTCTGCTACCCCCCATTTGTTGGTGATCACTGCTACGCTTCACACCCACCAACGGGCTATAAGAGGGAAAAACAGTGAGGACTGGACTCCAGCACAggaatgtgtctgtgtgtggaaaTCTGGGGTAAGGAGGTGAAAGGATTGAGTAAaacctgtattcgcaaaaagaaaaggagtacttgtggctccttagagactaacatttattagagcataagctttcgtgagctacagctcacttcatcggatgcatttcatgaagtgagctgtagctcacgaaagcttatgctctaataaatttgttagtctctaaggtgccacaagtactccttttctttttgcgaatacagactaacacggctgctactctaaaacctgtagTTGCTCAAGATCACCCTCTACTGGCCTACTAAAGGTATAGCAGGGTGGAATCCTCCATCGTCCAGATTTCTCAAGTGAAGGGGAGGGTGTGTCTGAAATTGTCCTGATTCTAACTTCGCTCTGTACACTGAGGCGCATGGGCATGTTTCCTTGTGTTTGTATTTAGACCCTAGAAACCATTAAGAGGAAGCAGATTGAGAAATACCATCAAGCCtctgaggaggagagggagagtaTTGAGTGCAACCCTTACATCATCTTCCATCAGGCACTGAAAAACTGCCAGCCCATCATTGGACTATGTAACATCCAGAAAGGAGGCAAAACCTATCAGGTAAACAGGAGAAGGACCTGAAGGCCAGCACAGGATAGAAAGAATTGGACAGGGGGCAAAATTACCAGTgtctttcccaccccacccaaaaCTTGCTTGCATTTCCCTTGGAAGTACCATTTTATTATCATTCGTATTATaatggcacaatggggctctgatcttggctggggtCTGTAAGTGCTGATTTAAAGCCTGGACAAAGGCTGTCTCTTCAGCTTTCTTAATTAGGGAAATGCACCTAGATAACTTATGGGATTGTTAATGAAATATggagtgcttcaccaacctcctatcCAGCCAATAAATTACTGCCCTCTGCTGGTTGATCAGAGACCTGCAGGAAATAGCTTGGTCAAGTTCCCATAGACAAGAGTCTACGTCGCAAAAAACAGTCTGTAAGTGGCAGTCTCTGCAATGAGGCCAAGAACCAAATGGAACTTCCCTCTAGTCCCAACAGGTGGCTACTGCTCTTGGGCAGGTTTGAGGCAAATGCTGCCTGCTGCCAACATGGGAAATTTTGTACTGCTATGCCTGATCTGTGGATTGATAGACACAGTTtgctgctgctggagtcagagtggAATGTTTCACCAATGCTAAACTCACTCATTCTTGGCTAGAGTTAatttcttcccaccccctcaacagcactcacttttttttaatcacctggGAGTGTTAAACAATTGAAAAAAGGTATTTCAGCATATGGTCCTATTGTGAGGTAAGGCATTTTAACCGTGTTACTGCTTGAACGTCTGCTAGGTCCCAAGCCCCCTGAAGGACAATCGGAAACGCTTCCTGGCCATGAAGTGGTTAATTACTGAATGCAGGGAACATAAGCATCATCGGACATTCATGCATGAAAAACTATCCCAGGAACTGCTGCAGGCGTTCAACAACGAGGGCCCTGTGATCAAGAGAAAGCATGACATGCACAAGATGGCTGAGGCTAACCGGGCGTATGCCCATTATCGCTGGTGGTAGGGGACCCCGAGAGCAAGAGAGACCTTGCATTACAACAACAAGAACATTTCGTCACACTCCTATACTTGTGGAGAAGTAGCCTCCGTCTACTTTCTGGAGAGATGATGTATAGGGGAGGTTGTCTGCCAGCTTCTGTTAACTGCTTCTAGGCTGGGTCCATAAGCAGATAAAAATCAAGATGAAAAATGCACCCATAAAAGcttcatttcctttatttttctgagCAACACTATATAAAATTTCCTCTTTCCTCCATGTACCTGCTTTCTGAGAGCCTGGGAGGGGATGTCTTCAAGTCAGTCTACTCACATGATAAACAAGTTGTTGCTCTTATTAGCATTCAAGCCAAGGGTGAGCAAGCTGGAATGTATTGTGAATGTTCTTTGTGTATCAATGCTAGAGCCAGAAAAGAGCCCAGTTTGAATTTTAGATTGTTGCAGTACTGTCTGTTAGCAGAATCATTGTTTGACTGAGCACATGTGATCTGGATgttaatgagaaaataaaaatggaacctCTATCATCCTCAGTTTGACTATCGCCATATGCTAGTGGTGGCTGTTTGTCTTAGGGTTTTGTACTGAAGCCCATCACTCTACAGAGCAGTGATATTTCTCAGCCCTCCAGCAGGTCAGCCAAAGGAAGAGTTATTCTCTAGGAGACGCCTTCCCACCTACACTCGGCTAGACAGAGTTGAAATCCTTCTCTTGTCCTGTAAAAGAGCTGCTAGCACTTCTGTACCTGTTGTGCTTTGCTAGAAAGCACAGAGCATTTTTGCTCACTGCAAAGGAAAGACCGATagtttgaggaggaggaggatggggaagaaTTCAATACCACAAACCTTTGCctctgttttgatttaaaaatctaattctgtgCTCAGAAGCAACTCTGCCACTCTGTATTAGAGGAAAACTAACACATGGCAATCTTACAGAAGAGATCTTCATGCCCTGTTTGTAGCTACCTCTATAGTAGCCCAACTCCCTAGAAATGTTACAAAGCAAGAGCTCTGTGGAGAGAGAAAACATGGTGTTCATTAGTGTAAAACTTTTATTAGAAAAAACCTCAATAGAACACATTTCCCCTTTGCCTGTCCCTTTTGTCAACAGAAATGTACAATATTGAAGTTCATTACATTGCTTTTTAGGAAAAATATTCCGTAGTGGTTACTATATAAAACTCAAAAACAGTTTCTAGCTACATGTGCTCAAGGAATTTGCTGCTATGATGTACACTGGGTGGCATGTCCTTCCTCCAGGAGCAGGTGTTGCTTCTGCTTTCCATAGGCACCCAGCCTACCAGAGGGCAGGGTTGGGAGAAATAATAATTGTATTACCCATGTAAagggccattgatttcacagggaGCAAGGTGAGACTCATCCTGGAGGACTGTTTTTAAAACTTGGTTTGTGTGTCTGGCACAGATTCCATGTGGCATAAGCAGCAAAGAGGGCAGTTTTTCAAATAAGCTGCAAAAGCTTTTCCTTCCATTTGTCTTAACTCGGTTGGTGGCTGACAGAGTTGGCACACAAGAGTTGACCTCAGTATAAGCCATTGGCTATGCTTTCGTGCCTGCTACTGTAAAACGGTTTGAGAGGCATTAATTAACATGGGCCATAGATAAAGAGAATGGAAGCTCTGGCTAGGTTAAAACTGCCCTTGCCCCCAAATCAAAACTGTCCCCTGTTGCAGTCCAGCAGACACAGTACAAAGAGTCTATTGGGAGTAAACAATATAAATCCTATTTAGAAAAAGCATTAGAAAAAATGTTAacttaaaaatatctgaaacataTTTGTGACATTTGCTCGTGAAAGTGCCAGGGTGAAACTATTTGAGCCCCTGGGTGAGAGTTCTGGCTGTGGAAGGTTTAATCTGTGACTTCACTGTAATAGTATTTTTGAGCCGCACCTGTCATCTTCCAGTCCGCAGCCCGGAACTCTATGATCTCCAGCAACAGGAGCTGAGAGAGTGAGCTGAGCCCCTCCTCCAGGAGAAAACCATCTCGGAGAAGGGAGAAGAGCTCATCCATTGGCTGGGAGTTCATCTTCTCCAGCTGTTCACCAATGCGGTGCAACTGCAGCACCAGACAGTCCACCTtaaaagaggaaagggaaaaggcCACCTTAAGATGGAGTGTGGGcatatggtgtttttaaatagagcTCCTGCCCCATCACCTCTAAATTAATCCAGGCTGGTTCTTCCCACCCTGTTCCCCTGTATgtctttgactccctcagggaacagatggccaggatcccctgggggactaacatgaaagggaagggagtccaggagagctggctgtatttcaaggaatccctgttgaggttacagggacaaaccatcccgatgagtcgaaagaatagtaaatatggcaggcgaccagcttggcttaatggtgaaatcctagcggatcttaaacataaaaaagaagcttacaagaagtggaaggttggacatatgaccagggaagagtataaaaatattgctcaggcatgtaggaaagatatcaggagggccaaatcgcacctggagctgcagctagcaagagatgtcaagagtaacaagaagggtttcttcaggtatgttggcaacaagaagaaagccaaggaaagtgtgggccccttactgaatgagggaggcaagctagtgacagaggatgtggaaaaagctaatgtactcaatgctttttttgcctctgttttcactaacaaggtcagctcccagactgctgtgctgggcaacacaaaatggggaagagatggccagccctctgtagagatagaggtggttagggactatttagaaaagctggacgtgcacaagtccatggggccggacgaattgcatccgagagtgctgaaggaattggcggctgtgattgcagagcccttggccattatctttgaaaactcgtggcgaacgggggaagtcccggatgactggaaaaaggctaatgtagtgcccatctttaaaaaagggaaggaggaggatcctgggaactacaggccggtcagcctcacctcagtccctggaaaaatcatggagcaggtcctcaaagaatcaatcctgaagcacttagaggagaggaaagtgatcaggaacagtcagcatggattcaccaagggaaggtcatgcctgactaatctaatcgccttttatgatgagattactggttctgtggatgaagggaaagcagtgga
This portion of the Dermochelys coriacea isolate rDerCor1 chromosome 14, rDerCor1.pri.v4, whole genome shotgun sequence genome encodes:
- the MRPS7 gene encoding 28S ribosomal protein S7, mitochondrial, translated to MAAPRAGRLAALGRRLAAPARAWLPGLTQVRWSRYGPSYLEPEVNKEVYHKPLEELTEEEKTQQELKALQPIKATPSNVTSSVFSDPTISKFTNMMMKGGNKVLARSIITQTLETIKRKQIEKYHQASEEERESIECNPYIIFHQALKNCQPIIGLCNIQKGGKTYQVPSPLKDNRKRFLAMKWLITECREHKHHRTFMHEKLSQELLQAFNNEGPVIKRKHDMHKMAEANRAYAHYRWW